The Gossypium hirsutum isolate 1008001.06 chromosome D02, Gossypium_hirsutum_v2.1, whole genome shotgun sequence region GTCAGGGGAACACTTTCCAATAAGGGGCAGTTAGAAACAAGCAACTCTTCTAAGCAAGGAAACATGATTGCTGCTGTCGTTGCTGTCCATTCTTCCAAATTTCTCATTTGCCGTAGGATGAATGTTTTTAATGCAGGAAACACCTCAATCTCACATTGACTACTTCCATCGCAATAAAACTCATTACCGATGCGTTTCAGCTGCTCCATATTCCTCAGTGCAATAAACTTGAGACTCTGCAGTTGGCCCAATGGTGGAAGACTTTTACAATTGATGCAATTGTTTAATTCCAACTCCATCAAATTGTCAAGAAGCAGTGAACCAATATTAGAACCATGAACAGGTCTTGACATCCAAGATGGGAGATTTTCTCCTCCATAATTCCAAACAATTAAGCTTTGCAAACCTGAGGGGGGTTGAAGACCTTCCAGCACTTCCTCACAGGTGTCATTGCTAAATTTTGACCATTCAAATATTACCTTGCACAATTTTGTTTTAAGCCGTAGATTTGCTTTGCCAGCCTCATCCGTGTCTCTAACACTTTGAAGATCGCATATCTTCAATTGTCGACCAAGTTCGTTGAGGCATTCTAGAGCATCAAGATGAAGTTCGTTATCCCTAACAAAAAACATTGGCAATGTTTGGAGAGAAATTAGGTGTCGAAGCTCAATTGGTTGAGAACTTTGCTGGTCAAAATGGATGTGCTTCAGGCTTATCAAATTTCTCAATCCATCTGGAAATGCGATTTCCCTACAACCCATGAACCTTAATGTTTGTAACATGTAGAGTTTGGTTATGGATTGAGGCAGCACTTTGATGGAAGTCTTCGAGATGTCCATATACCTCAAGTGCTTCAATTCGCCGAGGGAAGCAGGCAACTCAAGAATATAATCAGCACCGGAAAATTTTAGGACTCGTAAGCTTGTGAAGGTTCTTGACAATTTCTTGAACACATCAATCTCTGAGAACAAAGAGTGCAATTTTGGAGCAACAGCTGTTAAAATTATTGGTAAAGATTCCCCATCATAACCAATACTGAGATGCCGAATATGAGAAACTTCATCTGTGATGGAAATCGAATTTTCTTGGAAAATCAAAGTCTCAAATTTTGAGACAGACAAAGCCAGGTCATGCACCAAGTCATGCATCTTGCATGTCAAAATATTTCCGCACCTGTCCTTCCCCACATCTTGGAATAAGGAATTTGATAACAATTCATGGAAATATCTGTTACCAGTATCCATCATTTCTTTAGAAGCGCCAAGAAATCCTTCAGCCATCCAGAGTTGGATTAATTGCTCCTTTCTAAAGCAAAAATCTTTAGGAAACATGGCGCAGTATGCAAAACACTTCTTCAAACATGGAGAAGACAAGTGGTCGAAACTTAACCTCAGCACGCTATAAACCGAATCCCATACATcacttttttgaattttcaacCATGCAGCCCGACTCCTTTCGATTTTGCGCATTGTCCCTCCAATAACTTTTGCTGCTAAAGGCACACCGTGACATTGTTTAGCAATTTCCTCGCCAATTAACACTAAGCTTGGAGATATTGGGGAGTCTCCACAtgctttttctttaattatggACCAGCACTCCtcatattttaattttccagGCTGATGCCTTTGATTAGGAAGTGTTTCCACTTTTAATGCCACATCTTCAATGCGGGTTGTTACAATAACTTTATTCCCCCGATTCTTATTAACCCCTTCCAAACACCGCATTAGTTCATCCCATTGTTCAACATCCCACACATCATCAAGTACAAGAAGATATTTGATCTGTTCATTTCCCCTTTTGGCCTGCTCAATCTTCCCCTTCAGTTTCGCCGTTAAAGCATTCAAGTTTTGAGGTATCGAGGTGTGCTTATAATTCATATCATGCTCCAGCATTTCTCTTAAAATTCTTTTGACATTGAAATCATCCGAAACACACACCCAAAATCTTACATCAAAACGCCTTTCCACATCCACATCATGGTAAACTAGCCTTGCTAAAGTAGTTTTCCCGATACCCGCCATTCCAACTATAGGCACAACAGAGACAGTTCGATCATCTTGGGGACTGAGTAACATGTCAACAACTTTTGAGACATCATTTTTCCTTCCAACAATGTTTGAGTCATCCAGGAAGGAGACTGTCTCCACATTTGATGGAATAAAAATTCTTTGATCTACGGCTAACTGTTGGAGACCATAGTCTTTGGCTATTTTGTTAAGGTCGTCCAAGGAATTAAGGATGTCCTTAACTTTATTAGCCATGTTGTGCTGAAATGTGACAGTAGATGGAAGGTCTCGTACCTTTCTCAACATCTGATCCCCAGTCTCCACTTTCCTTCTGAGAAACTCATAAGCAATCTCATCCAGGACCTCATCAGCCTCATAAGCAACATCTCTGAGCCTCTTCAACCAAAGCTTCACTGAGTTCATTTGCTTTTGGTTTCCCTCTGCATCTTGCAAGAAAGCTCCAATCATTTCTAGTGAGTTACCAAGCCTCTGCATGTCATCCTTGAAGCCCCATCCAAGGCTTATCATCTCAACCGCAACTGACGCCGCTTTTGACGCCACTTCTCCCACAACAGCACTAACGAAAGCTTCAGCCATCTTTgcttcaaaaataaaaagcttgAAATGTTAGGGAAAGCTCTTAACTCTATATCAAAGAAGCGAAGAACATTTGTAAACGAAAAGCAACAGATAATTGAAATGGGTGAAAGATCATACCGAGTCAAGGAAACGAAATGCAGGAGAGATCTGAAGATCAATTGCTTTTGGTAAATGCAAATTGCAAAGTCAATGAGCATTAAACTATATGTTAACCCCGCTGACGAGAATTACAAGAGACCATTAAACTATTATTAATAAGTAATTTTGGATAAGGTAAATGACACTCATGATCATTATACATTATTAAGTTTACCTTTTGTCCATTTAATTTTAAGAAGttataaatagaccattaaactatttgaaagttttcgtTTAAGTCACTTAAcgattcaaaagtttttatttaagtcattaggttatgttctttttttttaaagtttagctAGCAAATTCCAATTGGTGGTCCGATAATCGGTACGATGGATCCATACCTATCAACGAGTGGAAGAAGAAAGctgtttggattttgatttgcAGATTTATgatattcaaagttgtttcatgaaaaagaaatgaattgtagaaaatgagaatgagatttttttttttttggtgtagCCGGTACGAACAGAGAACTGCACACAATAATGATTTTAGCaactcaatgacttaaataataatttaatgatcattttgtaactttttgaagttgagtgactaaaacataatttactaataatttagtgacctttgagtagtttaccctaaaatattataaacttaaattctaatattattaataaactttaattcaaaattaatagaaagtattaaattaatatatataataattatttaaatattagtaACTAAATTGTGCTATTAGTACCTGTACTTTGTCAAAGTTGTGAAACTTAGTTCATGTACTTtagtttgatcaattttaatccctttactttttaaattggttcgtttagttcctatacttttcGCACAAAAAATAGTAGTTAAATTCGAttggttaaatttaattactaattttataCAATGCGTATAGTTGTAGATTTAGTACTCTTTCTCCATTTGAATCATTCTAAGTCCtgatacttttcaaattttaaaatttcaatgacATTGCAACcattaattcattaattcattaggGAAAGCTCTTAACTCTATATCAAAGAAGCGAAGAACATTTGTAAATGAAAACGAAATTAAAGCAACAGATAATTAAAAAGGGTGAAAGATCATACCGAGTGAAGGAAACGAAATGCAGGAGAGATTTGAAGATGAATTGCTTTTGGTAAATGCAAATTGCAAAGCCAATGACCATTAAACTATCAGCTGCCCCCACTGACGTGAATTACAAGAGACCATTAAACTattattattaagtaattttggatagggtaaattacactcaTGACCATTATACTATTATTAAGTTTACGTTTTGTCCTTTTAATTTTAAGAAGACctttaaactatttgaaagttttcttttaaatcacTTAACTatccaaaaatttttatttaagtcattaggttatgttctttttattaaaagtttagcTAGCAAATTCCAAGTGATGGTTTGATAATCGGTACGATGGATCCATACTTATCGACGAGTAGAAGAAGAAAgctatttggattttggtttttaGATTTATGACATTCGAAGTTGTttcataagaaaaaaatgaatggTAGAAAAGGAGAATgagagtttttatttatttattggtgTAGGCGGTACGAACAATGAACTCCACACAATAATAATTTTAGCaactcaatgacttaaataatattttaagtataattttgtaactttttgaagttgagtgactaaaacgtaatttactaataatttagtgacctttgtgtagtttaccctaaaataatATAAACGCACCGCCAATCTAAAGTCACCCTTAGAATCTTAATGGCATGACACGTGTAAAGCCAATTTACATGGTTTtcaaaattgaattaataaaatcGATTGCTTTGatgtaacatatataaaaaaatatgatttgaaaaagatttttTAATTGTAAAGGAAAAGaatcataaaaattttcaaaaaaaattttcaaaattgatttttttatttattagaaaaattaatctaaatataGAAAGCTTGTAAAGGAAAAGAATCatacaaaaaatttataaaagtcaaaattttaaaaggtttgactatctttaaaataatttaaaaatcataatttaaaatattgtgaaacaaattaaaaaatatttaaaatattataaaactaataataaaagtaaaaggtcatatctttaaatatttaaatgttttatattattaataatatatttaatatttaaaaaataatataaacctaattctaatattatttaataaattttattataataaaaaatataagttaattcaaaattaatataaaaatattaaattaatatatataataattatttaaatgtttgtAGTTAACTAGTAATAAGATATCTAAATTATATTCGTATAAGATTTtatccaaataaataaatatatattataccaATCGACAAAAAGTATTCATCTtcctcccctcccctcccctcccctcctctattttctcttctttctattctcaaaaccctaaatttgatttgaatattgaatattaCTTTTTATTTAGAAGATTTTTAGTTACCTTCGGCTCTACCCCGCCTCTGCATAGCtctgttatattttgatttgagatCCCGATCGAAAATCTTTGTGATCTTCAAAGATGGGAGAAAGAAAAGTACTGAACAAATATTACCCGCCGGACTTCGATCCGTCGAAGCTTCCGAGGGCCCGGCGGCCGAAGAATCAACAGATGAAGGTTCGTATGATGCTTCCGATGAGCATACGTTGTAATACCTGCGGAAACTATATTTATAAAGGCACCAAGTTCAATTCACGCAAAGAAGATGTTATCGGCGAGGTTTGT contains the following coding sequences:
- the LOC107960665 gene encoding putative disease resistance protein RGA3, producing the protein MAEAFVSAVVGEVASKAASVAVEMISLGWGFKDDMQRLGNSLEMIGAFLQDAEGNQKQMNSVKLWLKRLRDVAYEADEVLDEIAYEFLRRKVETGDQMLRKVRDLPSTVTFQHNMANKVKDILNSLDDLNKIAKDYGLQQLAVDQRIFIPSNVETVSFLDDSNIVGRKNDVSKVVDMLLSPQDDRTVSVVPIVGMAGIGKTTLARLVYHDVDVERRFDVRFWVCVSDDFNVKRILREMLEHDMNYKHTSIPQNLNALTAKLKGKIEQAKRGNEQIKYLLVLDDVWDVEQWDELMRCLEGVNKNRGNKVIVTTRIEDVALKVETLPNQRHQPGKLKYEECWSIIKEKACGDSPISPSLVLIGEEIAKQCHGVPLAAKVIGGTMRKIERSRAAWLKIQKSDVWDSVYSVLRLSFDHLSSPCLKKCFAYCAMFPKDFCFRKEQLIQLWMAEGFLGASKEMMDTGNRYFHELLSNSLFQDVGKDRCGNILTCKMHDLVHDLALSVSKFETLIFQENSISITDEVSHIRHLSIGYDGESLPIILTAVAPKLHSLFSEIDVFKKLSRTFTSLRVLKFSGADYILELPASLGELKHLRYMDISKTSIKVLPQSITKLYMLQTLRFMGCREIAFPDGLRNLISLKHIHFDQQSSQPIELRHLISLQTLPMFFVRDNELHLDALECLNELGRQLKICDLQSVRDTDEAGKANLRLKTKLCKVIFEWSKFSNDTCEEVLEGLQPPSGLQSLIVWNYGGENLPSWMSRPVHGSNIGSLLLDNLMELELNNCINCKSLPPLGQLQSLKFIALRNMEQLKRIGNEFYCDGSSQCEIEVFPALKTFILRQMRNLEEWTATTAAIMFPCLEELLVSNCPLLESVPLTGQCLSLKKLCIEDCSRLSSIGDGLATSTVLEELTIVTCGDLFSIPNLNGFSALRSVHVSDCGRLAIVPIAGICSSLKEFCISKCNGLSKIGEGLSTSICLEELKLSDCAKLSSIPDLEEFSSLRILDISNCRELKIVPIRGRCPSLKKILISSCPKLSKIGDGLSTSTSLEDLKLNDCANLSSIPDLEELSSLRIFDISDCHELETISIRGRCPSLKKLHISSCPKLSKIGDWLSTSTSLEELKLGGCANLSSIPDLVGFFSLRILDVSDCHELETFLIRGRCSSLEKLHISSCPKLSKIGDWLSTSTSLEELKLGGCVNLSSIPDLVGFSSLRIFHISDCHELKIIPVRGRCSSLEKLHISSCPKLSRIGDWLSTSTSLEELKLGGCANLSSIPDLVGFSSLRILDISECHKLETIPIKGRCSSLRKLHISSCPKLSEIGDWLSTSTSLKN